The nucleotide sequence CAGTCGGCCCGCCGCGTGACTGCTCTGGGCCGACAGCTTGCGCGGTCGTCGCTGGCTGGTGATGCGGTCCAACTCGCTCCGACCCTGCTGGGCCGGGTGATCGTGTCCGACACTCCGGAGGGTCGGGTGGCCGTGCGCCTGACGGAGGTCGAGGCCTACCGCGGAGCCGACGACCCGGCGTCGCACGCCTACCGGGGCACGACCGCACGCAACTTGCCGATGTTCGGCGAGCCCGGGCACCTCTACACCTATTTTGTCTACGGAATGCATTGGTGCGCCAATGTTGTCGCTGGCCGGGCCGGTCAGCCCTCCGCCGTGCTGCTGCGCGCGGGCGAGGTAGTCATCGGCCACGAACTGGCAGCTTCGAGACGATCGGATCGCACGAAGGTCGAGCACCTCGCACGGGGGCCCGCCGGCCTTGCGTCGGTGCTCGGACTGGCCGCAGATCAGAACGGCATGGATCTGTGCGTCCCCGGCTCCACCATCTCGATCCGGAGCGGCGCACGATTGCCGGCCGAGTCGGTGCAGACCGGGCCCAGGGTCGGGGTCAATGTCGGCGTCGAGCAGCCGTGGAGGTTCTGGGAGGCCGGTGCCCCCTCGGTCTCGATCTTCCGGCCGGGCGTGCGGCGTCACCGGAACCGGCCGACTTCCTGACGTCACCCCGCGCAGACCCGTCCGCCCGCCCACGGTCGGCGTGGACCGATCGCGGCACGGGATCGTGGGCACGTGCGGGAGAGGTCCGTGGTCGGCCGATGGGAGGATGGGGAACGTGCCCGACCTGAACTCCACCGCGCCTGCCGGCTCCGCCTCCGTCCTGGACGACCTCCGATGGCGAGGTCTGATTGCGCAGTCCACCGACGAGTCCGAACTCGCCACCGCGATGGCAGCGGGGCCGATCACCTTCTACGGTGGGTTCGATCCGACGGCCAGGAGCCTGCACATCGGCAACCTGGTGTTGCTCCTGACGATGCGCCGCATCCAGTCGGCCGGGCATCTTCCGCTGGGGCTGGTCGGCGGCGCCACCGGACTGATCGGTGATCCTCGGATGTCCGGCGAGCGCGTCCTCAACGGCCCGGACGTCGTCGCCGACTGGGTAGCCCAGATCCAGGCGCAGGTGGAGAAATACCTGGACTTCAGCGGCCCGTTCGCGGCTCGCATCGTCAACAATCTGGACTGGACGGCGCCGATGAGCGCAATCGACTTCCTCCGTGACGTCGGCCAGCACTTCCGGATGGGCCGGATGCTGTCCAAGGAGATCGTCTCGGCGCGGTTGAACAGCGACGAAGGTCTGTCGTTCACCGAATTCAGCTACCAGATCCTGCAGGGGATGGACTTCCTCGAGCTCTACCGCCGCTACGCGTGCGTGCTCCAACTCGGCGGGAACGACCAGTGGGGCAACCTGACCAGCGGTACCGAACTCATCCGCAAAGCCGAGGGAAAGGTCGCCCACGCCCTGACCACGCCGCTGATCACCAAGGCGGACGGAACCAAGTTCGGGAAGACGGAAACGGGGACGGTCTGGCTGGACGCCGAGCTGACCTCGCCCTACGCGTTCTACCAATTCTGGTTCAACGTCGAGGACGCTTCCGTGGACGGCTACCTCAAGGTGTTCTCGTTCAGGGGTCGCGAGGAGTTGGAGGCGATCGCCGAGGCGACCGCGACCAGGCCGCACGCGCGGGAGGCGCAGCGCGCGCTCGCCGAAGAACTGACCACGCTGGTGCACGGGCCGGACGCCACCCGGTCCGTGATCACCGCCAGTGGCGCGCTGTTCGGCCGCGGCGAGTTGACCGACGTGGACGAGTCGACCCTGGCTGCGGCGTTGGCCGAGGCCGGCCTTCACCGGTTGACCGAGCCGATGCCGACGGTGGTCGAGTTGCTGCGGCTGACCGGTCTTGCCGGGTCCGCATCCGAAGCGCGACGGACCATCAAGGAGGGCGGCGCCAGCATCAACAACCAGCGGATCAGCGACCCCGAGCACGTGCCGGCGCCCGCAGACCTCCTGCACGGCAGATTCCTGGTGATCCGCCGCGGCAAGCGGGCGATCGCGGGCATCGGACTGCGCTGAGCCTCCAGCCGGGCCGCGGCTCCGACCGCAGGCACCTCATGGCAGGCAACGACCGTGGGGGGACAGCGCGGTGGCGCCCGCAGCGCAGAATCAGCGGAATGTGCCGGGCGTCACTGATGGATCAACGGCGGTAGCAGGGATCGACCGGCGGATCGTAAGCTCATGATCAGCGCCGATCCCGGACGACACCGGGTTGACCTGCACATTTGACTTGCCGGACGCATCCCCGTAACTTTCTCGTTGTTGCCAGCGGAGAGCCGGACAGGGTGCGAGCGAGAGCTTGCAGGACCTGGACGGAGCCCAGCAGCGAAATCCAGGGGTCAATAACGTTCACGGAGTCGGCAGAGCTCACGCTCGGCCCGGACCAGTGGGAGCCCGGCAGACCGCCAAGTTGAGACTTGGAGGTCCATCGGGTAGCGTTGAGCAGGTTGCCCCCAGCAAGGTTGAGAGGCCTTCGGTGGGTGCGCGTTTGATCTTTGAGAACTCAACAGCGTACCAAAAGTCAGTGCCAACTGATTTATTGGCTCATACACCCTCTTCGCGGGGTATGGGCATTATTTGGTGCATTACGAGATTGTTTGTGGTGGCATCTGTTTGGGTGTCACTGTGCTAGCTCGTGTGGACCAGGTTTCATCGGGTGCCTCGTTTTGGGGTGTCCGCTTTCCATTTGTTGATCTGCGGGTTGCCTTCGGGTGGTCTGCCGGTTTATATGGCATTCAATGGAGAGTTTGATCCTGGCTCAGGACGAACGCTGGCGGCGTGCTTAACACATGCAAGTCGAACGGAAAGGCCCGCTTGCGGGTACTCGAGTGGCGAACGGGTGAGTAACACGTGGGCAACCTGCCCTCAGCTTCGGGATAACACTTGGAAACAGGTGCTAATACCGGATAAGAACCTTTCATCGCATGGTGGTTGGTTCAAAGTTTTTCGGCTGAGGATGGGCCCGCGGCCTATCAGCTTGTTGGTGGGGTAATGGCCTACCAAGGCGACGACGGGTAGCCGGCCTGAGAGGGCGACCGGCCACACTGGGACTGAGACACGGCCCAGACTCCTACGGGAGGCAGCAGTGGGGAATATTGCGCAATGGGCGAAAGCCTGACGCAGCGACGCCGCGTGAGGGATGACGGCCTTCGGGTTGTAAACCTCTTTCAGCTCTGACGAAGCGCAAGTGACGGTAGGAGCAGAAGAAGCACCGGCCAACTACGTGCCAGCAGCCGCGGTAATACGTAGGGTGCAAGCGTTGTCCGGAATTATTGGGCGTAAAGAGCTCGTAGGCGGTCTGTCGCGTCGAATGTGAAAATCCGAGGCT is from Nakamurella sp. PAMC28650 and encodes:
- the tyrS gene encoding tyrosine--tRNA ligase gives rise to the protein MPDLNSTAPAGSASVLDDLRWRGLIAQSTDESELATAMAAGPITFYGGFDPTARSLHIGNLVLLLTMRRIQSAGHLPLGLVGGATGLIGDPRMSGERVLNGPDVVADWVAQIQAQVEKYLDFSGPFAARIVNNLDWTAPMSAIDFLRDVGQHFRMGRMLSKEIVSARLNSDEGLSFTEFSYQILQGMDFLELYRRYACVLQLGGNDQWGNLTSGTELIRKAEGKVAHALTTPLITKADGTKFGKTETGTVWLDAELTSPYAFYQFWFNVEDASVDGYLKVFSFRGREELEAIAEATATRPHAREAQRALAEELTTLVHGPDATRSVITASGALFGRGELTDVDESTLAAALAEAGLHRLTEPMPTVVELLRLTGLAGSASEARRTIKEGGASINNQRISDPEHVPAPADLLHGRFLVIRRGKRAIAGIGLR
- a CDS encoding DNA-3-methyladenine glycosylase; the protein is MTALGRQLARSSLAGDAVQLAPTLLGRVIVSDTPEGRVAVRLTEVEAYRGADDPASHAYRGTTARNLPMFGEPGHLYTYFVYGMHWCANVVAGRAGQPSAVLLRAGEVVIGHELAASRRSDRTKVEHLARGPAGLASVLGLAADQNGMDLCVPGSTISIRSGARLPAESVQTGPRVGVNVGVEQPWRFWEAGAPSVSIFRPGVRRHRNRPTS